The following coding sequences lie in one Miscanthus floridulus cultivar M001 chromosome 9, ASM1932011v1, whole genome shotgun sequence genomic window:
- the LOC136479962 gene encoding protein DOG1-like 4, giving the protein MYYSDDMEAFYDAWVGREEQIVADLTAGLALPPRRRSDALAPLVDAAVAHVAAYYEHKSWLADHDIVAALDQHWLNLLERTFLWAWGWKPTLMFRFVETGGVDAGIGVGPEQRHALEERESRENSPHECRGRSTGSRGHARWRAARGHRRKVVGGRTRRGAGSGVTAAG; this is encoded by the coding sequence ATGTACTACTCCGACGACATGGAGGCGTTCTACGATGCCTGGGTGGGCCGGGAGGAGCAGATCGTGGCCGACCTCACGGCGGGGCTCGCGCTCCCGCCCCGGCGCCGGAGCGACGCGCTGGCGCCGCTCGTGGACGCCGCCGTCGCGCACGTCGCCGCCTACTACGAGCACAAGTCCTGGCTGGCTGACCACGACATTGTGGCCGCGCTGGACCAGCACTGGCTCAACCTGCTCGAGCGCACCTTCCTGTGGGCCTGGGGATGGAAGCCCACGCTCATGTTCCGCTTCGTGGAGACCGGCGGTGTCGACGCGGGGATCGGCGTGGGACCCGAGCAGCGGCACGCGCTGGAGGAGAGAGAAAGCCGAGAGAACTCACCTCACGAATGCAGAGGCAGATCGACGGGGTCGCGTGGGCAtgcgcggtggagggccgcacgaggtcATCGGCGCAAGGTCGTCGGTGGCCGCACGAGGCGAGGCGCGGGCTCCGGTGTCACGGCGGCGGGCTGA